The following proteins are co-located in the Halictus rubicundus isolate RS-2024b chromosome 1, iyHalRubi1_principal, whole genome shotgun sequence genome:
- the LOC143359752 gene encoding RING finger protein 207 isoform X3 yields MASSGSAVDGVGVGVGESDGTTGIPGGGPRNPLICTVCHDYYNDPCLLSCFHTFCARCIRSIDGKVTCSICRQQTQLSDGAQLPPSDQLIRQLVELANSKNPPCANCDKRDKSTMFFCTTCGQALCTHCREHTHRAKMFSSHEVVHMSKCTKDTQRRCSTHGEQYIMFCQTAKCMLCATCFRDTPAEARIHCVDIENAYQQASKKMERTVKSIRELQAGVEDGVKALMLQLKELQHNLDSEKKALNSFCQGMQEVINKTHGSVLTELQRQFETKDRMVQTQLLSLGSALPVLRMHLMLCTAFTSSATKYQFLELAHPMLERLNRVAQLGHPSRPPLMTAYPKTNYRNEFARVLQPFVGQTQTPKESLYDQTHGMIQPEPPVIQQSSKAPQRIPTKGGMDGEPFTNHCRSFDTRLKEFNQQLLMVKERLGELHHDVSLLRRANTPPLGLRYEHVVKDCRLLERQLEHNQLELERLRNVFDGLWDEQLCRIHMEKEIFHSQMNDILSLRNQVKQLQNLAQQLEPFIKSYTTGVTAGEVSMAVSDAACNQDLKALLDQLYRMQMQEPPQQPQTQAPVKDIRQPRSTVTSADNALYMKETKEMPPRCCPPTGIGAMLDSSGNIMVYETTKSSESKRGVLSQLIEKARSKEDRKKSPGREDGRDRSQSRRSRKSPDGSKPKTPPGHSTSKVRSLCRSLKGGSGDNSAEGLDQPDRYADSQHPQSHTTGEEGEYQRISEASSMGEAKKRVQAQVHAVPDDQPIPSAKGTKVYPASDSEDVFYADDKTSTEVRRRRRASCDSLSTTGSGSRRSSIADGTVGQSAQEPRKTLVLLIGPTSKSSSLVQKQRSWETFPRLKNKRSSEGATASLGQLKKSDSFEGHEEDVRNLVAAVQETRSHEYHHYMHHRRHHRKSKTN; encoded by the exons ATGGCGAGCTCGGGGTCGGCCGTCGACGGGGTCGGTGTCGGAGTCGGCGAAAGCGACGGTACGACAGGTATACCCGGTGGCGGACCCAGGAACCCTCTGATCTGCACCGTCTGCCACGATTATTACAACGACCCCTGTCTGCTGTCATGCTTTCACACGTTCTGTGCTCGCTGCATCCGTAGCATCGATGGAAAAGTCACCTGTTCTATCTGCAG GCAACAAACGCAACTGAGCGATGGAGCACAACTACCACCGTCCGATCAGCTGATACGTCAGCTAGTCGAGTTGGCCAACTCGAAGAACCCGCCATGTGCCAACTGCGATAAGCGAGACAAGTCTACCATGTTTTTTTGTACAACATGTG GACAAGCCCTCTGCACACACTGTAGAGAGCATACGCACcgtgcaaaaatgttctcctcgCACGAGGTGGTGCACATGAGCAAGTGCACCAAGGACACCCAGCGTCGTTGCTCAACCCATGGGGAACAGTACATAATGTTCTGCCAGACCGCAAAGTGCATGCTCTGCGCCACCTGTTTCCGTGACACACCAGCCGAAGCCAGGATACACTGCGTGGACATTGAGAACGCTTACCAGCAAGCATCGAAGAAGATGGAGAGAACGGTGAAGTCGATCAGGGAGCTGCAAGCTGGAGTGGAGGACGGAGTGAAGGCTTTGATGTTGCAGCTGAAGGAACTGCAGCACAATCTGGACTCCGAGAAGAAGGCGTTGAACTCGTTCTGCCAGGGCATGCAGGAAGTTATAAACAAGACCCATGGGAGCGTGTTGACAGAGCTCCAGAGACAGTTCGAGACAAAAGACAGAATGGTTCAGACTCAGCTATTGTCGCTAGGTAGCGCTCTTCCTGTATTGCGGATGCACCTGATGTTGTGCACCGCGTTCACAAGCAGCGCGACGAAATATCAATTTCTCGAGCTGGCCCATCCCATGCTGGAACGATTGAACCGCGTCGCTCAGCTCGGTCACCCATCCAGGCCGCCATTAATGACCGCCTACCCGAAGACCAACTACAGAAACGAGTTCGCCAGGGTGTTGCAGCCGTTCGTAGGCCAGACACAGACCCCGAAAGAGTCGTTGTACGATCAGACTCACGGGATGATCCAGCCGGAGCCGCCGGTGATTCAG CAGAGCAGCAAGGCTCCGCAGAGGATCCCAACGAAAGGCGGAATGGATGGTGAACCATTCACCAACCACTGTAGGTCGTTCGACACTCGGCTCAAGGAATTCAACCAGCAGTTGCTGATGGTGAAGGAGCGTTTAGGGGAGCTTCATCACGACGTGTCTCTGTTGAGAAGGGCCAACACTCCACCCCTGGGCCTGCGCTACGAGCATGTGGTCAAGGACTGTCGGCTGCTGGAAAGACAGTTGGAGCATAATCAGTTGGAATTAGAAAGGCTGAGGAACGTGTTCGACGGCTTGTGGGACGAACAATTGTGTAGGATTCATATGGAGAAGGAGATTTTCCACTCTCAG ATGAACGACATACTGTCCCTGAGGAACCAGGTGAAGCAATTGCAGAACTTAGCCCAGCAGCTGGAGCCATTCATAAAGTCCTACACGACGGGGGTCACAGCCGGTGAAGTGAGCATGGCGGTCTCAGACGCGGCATGCAATCAGGATCTAAAGGCGCTGCTGGATCAGCTGTATCGAATGCAGATGCAGGAACCGCCGCAGCAGCCTCAGACCCAAGCGCCGGTGAAGGACATCCGTCAGCCGCGGTCCACTGTCACCAGTGCCGACAATGCTCTCTATATGAAAG AAACGAAGGAGATGCCGCCGCGTTGTTGCCCACCTACCGGTATCGGAGCTATGCTGGACTCCAGCGGAAACATCATGGTCTACGAGACCACAAAGTCTTCCGAGTCGAAGCGGGGAGTCCTCAGCCAGCTGATTGAGAAGGCTAGGAGTAAAGAGGACCGGAAGAAGTCGCCGGGAAGGGAGGACGGCCGCGATCGAAGCCAGAGCCGACGATCGAGGAAATCGCCGGACGGTTCGAAACCGAAAACACCGCCTGGCCATTCGACGAGCAAGGTGCGCTCCCTGTGCCGTTCCCTGAAGGGCGGCAGCGGCGACAATTCCGCGGAAGGGCTCGACCAACCGGATAGATACGCGGACTCCCAGCATCCACAGTCACACACGACTG GCGAAGAAGGGGAGTACCAGCGGATCTCGGAGGCCTCGAGCATGGGCGAGGCGAAGAAACGTGTCCAGGCGCAGGTGCACGCGGTCCCGGACGACCAACCGATCCCGTCCGCGAAGGGCACGAAAGTGTACCCGGCTAGTGACTCGGAGGACGTGTTCTACGCGGACGACAAAACGTCGACGGAGGTGAGGAGGCGTCGTCGCGCGAGTTGCGACAGCCTGAGCACCACCGGATCCGGCAGCAGACGTTCGAGCATCGCCGATGGGACGGTAGGTCAATCCGCGCAGGAACCAAGGAAAACATTGGTACTTTTGATCGGGCCTACATCGAAGTCGTCGTCTCTGGTGCAGAAGCAGCGCTCCTGGGAAACGTTCCCCCGGCTCAAGAACAAACGGAGCAGCGAGGGCGCAACCGCATCCCTCGGCCAGCTCAAGAAATCGGACAGCTTCGAGGGACACGAGGAGGACGTGCGCAACTTGGTGGCGGCGGTACAGGAGACAAGGTCGCATGAGTACCATCACTACATGCATCATCGCCGCCATCACCGGAAGAGCAAGACGAATTGA
- the LOC143359752 gene encoding RING finger protein 207 isoform X2 has translation MASSGSAVDGVGVGVGESDGTTGIPGGGPRNPLICTVCHDYYNDPCLLSCFHTFCARCIRSIDGKVTCSICRQQTQLSDGAQLPPSDQLIRQLVELANSKNPPCANCDKRDKSTMFFCTTCGQALCTHCREHTHRAKMFSSHEVVHMSKCTKDTQRRCSTHGEQYIMFCQTAKCMLCATCFRDTPAEARIHCVDIENAYQQASKKMERTVKSIRELQAGVEDGVKALMLQLKELQHNLDSEKKALNSFCQGMQEVINKTHGSVLTELQRQFETKDRMVQTQLLSLGSALPVLRMHLMLCTAFTSSATKYQFLELAHPMLERLNRVAQLGHPSRPPLMTAYPKTNYRNEFARVLQPFVGQTQTPKESLYDQTHGMIQPEPPVIQSSKAPQRIPTKGGMDGEPFTNHCRSFDTRLKEFNQQLLMVKERLGELHHDVSLLRRANTPPLGLRYEHVVKDCRLLERQLEHNQLELERLRNVFDGLWDEQLCRIHMEKEIFHSQMNDILSLRNQVKQLQNLAQQLEPFIKSYTTGVTAGEVSMAVSDAACNQDLKALLDQLYRMQMQEPPQQPQTQAPVKDIRQPRSTVTSADNALYMKETKEMPPRCCPPTGIGAMLDSSGNIMVYETTKSSESKRGVLSQLIEKARSKEDRKKSPGREDGRDRSQSRRSRKSPDGSKPKTPPGHSTSKVRSLCRSLKGGSGDNSAEGLDQPDRYADSQHPQSHTTAGEEGEYQRISEASSMGEAKKRVQAQVHAVPDDQPIPSAKGTKVYPASDSEDVFYADDKTSTEVRRRRRASCDSLSTTGSGSRRSSIADGTVGQSAQEPRKTLVLLIGPTSKSSSLVQKQRSWETFPRLKNKRSSEGATASLGQLKKSDSFEGHEEDVRNLVAAVQETRSHEYHHYMHHRRHHRKSKTN, from the exons ATGGCGAGCTCGGGGTCGGCCGTCGACGGGGTCGGTGTCGGAGTCGGCGAAAGCGACGGTACGACAGGTATACCCGGTGGCGGACCCAGGAACCCTCTGATCTGCACCGTCTGCCACGATTATTACAACGACCCCTGTCTGCTGTCATGCTTTCACACGTTCTGTGCTCGCTGCATCCGTAGCATCGATGGAAAAGTCACCTGTTCTATCTGCAG GCAACAAACGCAACTGAGCGATGGAGCACAACTACCACCGTCCGATCAGCTGATACGTCAGCTAGTCGAGTTGGCCAACTCGAAGAACCCGCCATGTGCCAACTGCGATAAGCGAGACAAGTCTACCATGTTTTTTTGTACAACATGTG GACAAGCCCTCTGCACACACTGTAGAGAGCATACGCACcgtgcaaaaatgttctcctcgCACGAGGTGGTGCACATGAGCAAGTGCACCAAGGACACCCAGCGTCGTTGCTCAACCCATGGGGAACAGTACATAATGTTCTGCCAGACCGCAAAGTGCATGCTCTGCGCCACCTGTTTCCGTGACACACCAGCCGAAGCCAGGATACACTGCGTGGACATTGAGAACGCTTACCAGCAAGCATCGAAGAAGATGGAGAGAACGGTGAAGTCGATCAGGGAGCTGCAAGCTGGAGTGGAGGACGGAGTGAAGGCTTTGATGTTGCAGCTGAAGGAACTGCAGCACAATCTGGACTCCGAGAAGAAGGCGTTGAACTCGTTCTGCCAGGGCATGCAGGAAGTTATAAACAAGACCCATGGGAGCGTGTTGACAGAGCTCCAGAGACAGTTCGAGACAAAAGACAGAATGGTTCAGACTCAGCTATTGTCGCTAGGTAGCGCTCTTCCTGTATTGCGGATGCACCTGATGTTGTGCACCGCGTTCACAAGCAGCGCGACGAAATATCAATTTCTCGAGCTGGCCCATCCCATGCTGGAACGATTGAACCGCGTCGCTCAGCTCGGTCACCCATCCAGGCCGCCATTAATGACCGCCTACCCGAAGACCAACTACAGAAACGAGTTCGCCAGGGTGTTGCAGCCGTTCGTAGGCCAGACACAGACCCCGAAAGAGTCGTTGTACGATCAGACTCACGGGATGATCCAGCCGGAGCCGCCGGTGATTCAG AGCAGCAAGGCTCCGCAGAGGATCCCAACGAAAGGCGGAATGGATGGTGAACCATTCACCAACCACTGTAGGTCGTTCGACACTCGGCTCAAGGAATTCAACCAGCAGTTGCTGATGGTGAAGGAGCGTTTAGGGGAGCTTCATCACGACGTGTCTCTGTTGAGAAGGGCCAACACTCCACCCCTGGGCCTGCGCTACGAGCATGTGGTCAAGGACTGTCGGCTGCTGGAAAGACAGTTGGAGCATAATCAGTTGGAATTAGAAAGGCTGAGGAACGTGTTCGACGGCTTGTGGGACGAACAATTGTGTAGGATTCATATGGAGAAGGAGATTTTCCACTCTCAG ATGAACGACATACTGTCCCTGAGGAACCAGGTGAAGCAATTGCAGAACTTAGCCCAGCAGCTGGAGCCATTCATAAAGTCCTACACGACGGGGGTCACAGCCGGTGAAGTGAGCATGGCGGTCTCAGACGCGGCATGCAATCAGGATCTAAAGGCGCTGCTGGATCAGCTGTATCGAATGCAGATGCAGGAACCGCCGCAGCAGCCTCAGACCCAAGCGCCGGTGAAGGACATCCGTCAGCCGCGGTCCACTGTCACCAGTGCCGACAATGCTCTCTATATGAAAG AAACGAAGGAGATGCCGCCGCGTTGTTGCCCACCTACCGGTATCGGAGCTATGCTGGACTCCAGCGGAAACATCATGGTCTACGAGACCACAAAGTCTTCCGAGTCGAAGCGGGGAGTCCTCAGCCAGCTGATTGAGAAGGCTAGGAGTAAAGAGGACCGGAAGAAGTCGCCGGGAAGGGAGGACGGCCGCGATCGAAGCCAGAGCCGACGATCGAGGAAATCGCCGGACGGTTCGAAACCGAAAACACCGCCTGGCCATTCGACGAGCAAGGTGCGCTCCCTGTGCCGTTCCCTGAAGGGCGGCAGCGGCGACAATTCCGCGGAAGGGCTCGACCAACCGGATAGATACGCGGACTCCCAGCATCCACAGTCACACACGACTG CAGGCGAAGAAGGGGAGTACCAGCGGATCTCGGAGGCCTCGAGCATGGGCGAGGCGAAGAAACGTGTCCAGGCGCAGGTGCACGCGGTCCCGGACGACCAACCGATCCCGTCCGCGAAGGGCACGAAAGTGTACCCGGCTAGTGACTCGGAGGACGTGTTCTACGCGGACGACAAAACGTCGACGGAGGTGAGGAGGCGTCGTCGCGCGAGTTGCGACAGCCTGAGCACCACCGGATCCGGCAGCAGACGTTCGAGCATCGCCGATGGGACGGTAGGTCAATCCGCGCAGGAACCAAGGAAAACATTGGTACTTTTGATCGGGCCTACATCGAAGTCGTCGTCTCTGGTGCAGAAGCAGCGCTCCTGGGAAACGTTCCCCCGGCTCAAGAACAAACGGAGCAGCGAGGGCGCAACCGCATCCCTCGGCCAGCTCAAGAAATCGGACAGCTTCGAGGGACACGAGGAGGACGTGCGCAACTTGGTGGCGGCGGTACAGGAGACAAGGTCGCATGAGTACCATCACTACATGCATCATCGCCGCCATCACCGGAAGAGCAAGACGAATTGA
- the LOC143359752 gene encoding RING finger protein 207 isoform X4 codes for MASSGSAVDGVGVGVGESDGTTGIPGGGPRNPLICTVCHDYYNDPCLLSCFHTFCARCIRSIDGKVTCSICRQQTQLSDGAQLPPSDQLIRQLVELANSKNPPCANCDKRDKSTMFFCTTCGQALCTHCREHTHRAKMFSSHEVVHMSKCTKDTQRRCSTHGEQYIMFCQTAKCMLCATCFRDTPAEARIHCVDIENAYQQASKKMERTVKSIRELQAGVEDGVKALMLQLKELQHNLDSEKKALNSFCQGMQEVINKTHGSVLTELQRQFETKDRMVQTQLLSLGSALPVLRMHLMLCTAFTSSATKYQFLELAHPMLERLNRVAQLGHPSRPPLMTAYPKTNYRNEFARVLQPFVGQTQTPKESLYDQTHGMIQPEPPVIQQSSKAPQRIPTKGGMDGEPFTNHCRSFDTRLKEFNQQLLMVKERLGELHHDVSLLRRANTPPLGLRYEHVVKDCRLLERQLEHNQLELERLRNVFDGLWDEQLCRIHMEKEIFHSQMNDILSLRNQVKQLQNLAQQLEPFIKSYTTGVTAGEVSMAVSDAACNQDLKALLDQLYRMQMQEPPQQPQTQAPVKDIRQPRSTVTSADNALYMKETKEMPPRCCPPTGIGAMLDSSGNIMVYETTKSSESKRGVLSQLIEKARSKEDRKKSPGREDGRDRSQSRRSRKSPDGSKPKTPPGHSTSKVRSLCRSLKGGSGDNSAEGLDQPDRYADSQHPQSHTTAGEEGEYQRISEASSMGEAKKRVQAQVHAVPDDQPIPSAKGTKVYPASDSEDVFYADDKTSTEVRRRRRASCDSLSTTGSGSRRSSIADGTKQRSWETFPRLKNKRSSEGATASLGQLKKSDSFEGHEEDVRNLVAAVQETRSHEYHHYMHHRRHHRKSKTN; via the exons ATGGCGAGCTCGGGGTCGGCCGTCGACGGGGTCGGTGTCGGAGTCGGCGAAAGCGACGGTACGACAGGTATACCCGGTGGCGGACCCAGGAACCCTCTGATCTGCACCGTCTGCCACGATTATTACAACGACCCCTGTCTGCTGTCATGCTTTCACACGTTCTGTGCTCGCTGCATCCGTAGCATCGATGGAAAAGTCACCTGTTCTATCTGCAG GCAACAAACGCAACTGAGCGATGGAGCACAACTACCACCGTCCGATCAGCTGATACGTCAGCTAGTCGAGTTGGCCAACTCGAAGAACCCGCCATGTGCCAACTGCGATAAGCGAGACAAGTCTACCATGTTTTTTTGTACAACATGTG GACAAGCCCTCTGCACACACTGTAGAGAGCATACGCACcgtgcaaaaatgttctcctcgCACGAGGTGGTGCACATGAGCAAGTGCACCAAGGACACCCAGCGTCGTTGCTCAACCCATGGGGAACAGTACATAATGTTCTGCCAGACCGCAAAGTGCATGCTCTGCGCCACCTGTTTCCGTGACACACCAGCCGAAGCCAGGATACACTGCGTGGACATTGAGAACGCTTACCAGCAAGCATCGAAGAAGATGGAGAGAACGGTGAAGTCGATCAGGGAGCTGCAAGCTGGAGTGGAGGACGGAGTGAAGGCTTTGATGTTGCAGCTGAAGGAACTGCAGCACAATCTGGACTCCGAGAAGAAGGCGTTGAACTCGTTCTGCCAGGGCATGCAGGAAGTTATAAACAAGACCCATGGGAGCGTGTTGACAGAGCTCCAGAGACAGTTCGAGACAAAAGACAGAATGGTTCAGACTCAGCTATTGTCGCTAGGTAGCGCTCTTCCTGTATTGCGGATGCACCTGATGTTGTGCACCGCGTTCACAAGCAGCGCGACGAAATATCAATTTCTCGAGCTGGCCCATCCCATGCTGGAACGATTGAACCGCGTCGCTCAGCTCGGTCACCCATCCAGGCCGCCATTAATGACCGCCTACCCGAAGACCAACTACAGAAACGAGTTCGCCAGGGTGTTGCAGCCGTTCGTAGGCCAGACACAGACCCCGAAAGAGTCGTTGTACGATCAGACTCACGGGATGATCCAGCCGGAGCCGCCGGTGATTCAG CAGAGCAGCAAGGCTCCGCAGAGGATCCCAACGAAAGGCGGAATGGATGGTGAACCATTCACCAACCACTGTAGGTCGTTCGACACTCGGCTCAAGGAATTCAACCAGCAGTTGCTGATGGTGAAGGAGCGTTTAGGGGAGCTTCATCACGACGTGTCTCTGTTGAGAAGGGCCAACACTCCACCCCTGGGCCTGCGCTACGAGCATGTGGTCAAGGACTGTCGGCTGCTGGAAAGACAGTTGGAGCATAATCAGTTGGAATTAGAAAGGCTGAGGAACGTGTTCGACGGCTTGTGGGACGAACAATTGTGTAGGATTCATATGGAGAAGGAGATTTTCCACTCTCAG ATGAACGACATACTGTCCCTGAGGAACCAGGTGAAGCAATTGCAGAACTTAGCCCAGCAGCTGGAGCCATTCATAAAGTCCTACACGACGGGGGTCACAGCCGGTGAAGTGAGCATGGCGGTCTCAGACGCGGCATGCAATCAGGATCTAAAGGCGCTGCTGGATCAGCTGTATCGAATGCAGATGCAGGAACCGCCGCAGCAGCCTCAGACCCAAGCGCCGGTGAAGGACATCCGTCAGCCGCGGTCCACTGTCACCAGTGCCGACAATGCTCTCTATATGAAAG AAACGAAGGAGATGCCGCCGCGTTGTTGCCCACCTACCGGTATCGGAGCTATGCTGGACTCCAGCGGAAACATCATGGTCTACGAGACCACAAAGTCTTCCGAGTCGAAGCGGGGAGTCCTCAGCCAGCTGATTGAGAAGGCTAGGAGTAAAGAGGACCGGAAGAAGTCGCCGGGAAGGGAGGACGGCCGCGATCGAAGCCAGAGCCGACGATCGAGGAAATCGCCGGACGGTTCGAAACCGAAAACACCGCCTGGCCATTCGACGAGCAAGGTGCGCTCCCTGTGCCGTTCCCTGAAGGGCGGCAGCGGCGACAATTCCGCGGAAGGGCTCGACCAACCGGATAGATACGCGGACTCCCAGCATCCACAGTCACACACGACTG CAGGCGAAGAAGGGGAGTACCAGCGGATCTCGGAGGCCTCGAGCATGGGCGAGGCGAAGAAACGTGTCCAGGCGCAGGTGCACGCGGTCCCGGACGACCAACCGATCCCGTCCGCGAAGGGCACGAAAGTGTACCCGGCTAGTGACTCGGAGGACGTGTTCTACGCGGACGACAAAACGTCGACGGAGGTGAGGAGGCGTCGTCGCGCGAGTTGCGACAGCCTGAGCACCACCGGATCCGGCAGCAGACGTTCGAGCATCGCCGATGGGACG AAGCAGCGCTCCTGGGAAACGTTCCCCCGGCTCAAGAACAAACGGAGCAGCGAGGGCGCAACCGCATCCCTCGGCCAGCTCAAGAAATCGGACAGCTTCGAGGGACACGAGGAGGACGTGCGCAACTTGGTGGCGGCGGTACAGGAGACAAGGTCGCATGAGTACCATCACTACATGCATCATCGCCGCCATCACCGGAAGAGCAAGACGAATTGA
- the LOC143359752 gene encoding RING finger protein 207 isoform X1 — protein sequence MASSGSAVDGVGVGVGESDGTTGIPGGGPRNPLICTVCHDYYNDPCLLSCFHTFCARCIRSIDGKVTCSICRQQTQLSDGAQLPPSDQLIRQLVELANSKNPPCANCDKRDKSTMFFCTTCGQALCTHCREHTHRAKMFSSHEVVHMSKCTKDTQRRCSTHGEQYIMFCQTAKCMLCATCFRDTPAEARIHCVDIENAYQQASKKMERTVKSIRELQAGVEDGVKALMLQLKELQHNLDSEKKALNSFCQGMQEVINKTHGSVLTELQRQFETKDRMVQTQLLSLGSALPVLRMHLMLCTAFTSSATKYQFLELAHPMLERLNRVAQLGHPSRPPLMTAYPKTNYRNEFARVLQPFVGQTQTPKESLYDQTHGMIQPEPPVIQQSSKAPQRIPTKGGMDGEPFTNHCRSFDTRLKEFNQQLLMVKERLGELHHDVSLLRRANTPPLGLRYEHVVKDCRLLERQLEHNQLELERLRNVFDGLWDEQLCRIHMEKEIFHSQMNDILSLRNQVKQLQNLAQQLEPFIKSYTTGVTAGEVSMAVSDAACNQDLKALLDQLYRMQMQEPPQQPQTQAPVKDIRQPRSTVTSADNALYMKETKEMPPRCCPPTGIGAMLDSSGNIMVYETTKSSESKRGVLSQLIEKARSKEDRKKSPGREDGRDRSQSRRSRKSPDGSKPKTPPGHSTSKVRSLCRSLKGGSGDNSAEGLDQPDRYADSQHPQSHTTAGEEGEYQRISEASSMGEAKKRVQAQVHAVPDDQPIPSAKGTKVYPASDSEDVFYADDKTSTEVRRRRRASCDSLSTTGSGSRRSSIADGTVGQSAQEPRKTLVLLIGPTSKSSSLVQKQRSWETFPRLKNKRSSEGATASLGQLKKSDSFEGHEEDVRNLVAAVQETRSHEYHHYMHHRRHHRKSKTN from the exons ATGGCGAGCTCGGGGTCGGCCGTCGACGGGGTCGGTGTCGGAGTCGGCGAAAGCGACGGTACGACAGGTATACCCGGTGGCGGACCCAGGAACCCTCTGATCTGCACCGTCTGCCACGATTATTACAACGACCCCTGTCTGCTGTCATGCTTTCACACGTTCTGTGCTCGCTGCATCCGTAGCATCGATGGAAAAGTCACCTGTTCTATCTGCAG GCAACAAACGCAACTGAGCGATGGAGCACAACTACCACCGTCCGATCAGCTGATACGTCAGCTAGTCGAGTTGGCCAACTCGAAGAACCCGCCATGTGCCAACTGCGATAAGCGAGACAAGTCTACCATGTTTTTTTGTACAACATGTG GACAAGCCCTCTGCACACACTGTAGAGAGCATACGCACcgtgcaaaaatgttctcctcgCACGAGGTGGTGCACATGAGCAAGTGCACCAAGGACACCCAGCGTCGTTGCTCAACCCATGGGGAACAGTACATAATGTTCTGCCAGACCGCAAAGTGCATGCTCTGCGCCACCTGTTTCCGTGACACACCAGCCGAAGCCAGGATACACTGCGTGGACATTGAGAACGCTTACCAGCAAGCATCGAAGAAGATGGAGAGAACGGTGAAGTCGATCAGGGAGCTGCAAGCTGGAGTGGAGGACGGAGTGAAGGCTTTGATGTTGCAGCTGAAGGAACTGCAGCACAATCTGGACTCCGAGAAGAAGGCGTTGAACTCGTTCTGCCAGGGCATGCAGGAAGTTATAAACAAGACCCATGGGAGCGTGTTGACAGAGCTCCAGAGACAGTTCGAGACAAAAGACAGAATGGTTCAGACTCAGCTATTGTCGCTAGGTAGCGCTCTTCCTGTATTGCGGATGCACCTGATGTTGTGCACCGCGTTCACAAGCAGCGCGACGAAATATCAATTTCTCGAGCTGGCCCATCCCATGCTGGAACGATTGAACCGCGTCGCTCAGCTCGGTCACCCATCCAGGCCGCCATTAATGACCGCCTACCCGAAGACCAACTACAGAAACGAGTTCGCCAGGGTGTTGCAGCCGTTCGTAGGCCAGACACAGACCCCGAAAGAGTCGTTGTACGATCAGACTCACGGGATGATCCAGCCGGAGCCGCCGGTGATTCAG CAGAGCAGCAAGGCTCCGCAGAGGATCCCAACGAAAGGCGGAATGGATGGTGAACCATTCACCAACCACTGTAGGTCGTTCGACACTCGGCTCAAGGAATTCAACCAGCAGTTGCTGATGGTGAAGGAGCGTTTAGGGGAGCTTCATCACGACGTGTCTCTGTTGAGAAGGGCCAACACTCCACCCCTGGGCCTGCGCTACGAGCATGTGGTCAAGGACTGTCGGCTGCTGGAAAGACAGTTGGAGCATAATCAGTTGGAATTAGAAAGGCTGAGGAACGTGTTCGACGGCTTGTGGGACGAACAATTGTGTAGGATTCATATGGAGAAGGAGATTTTCCACTCTCAG ATGAACGACATACTGTCCCTGAGGAACCAGGTGAAGCAATTGCAGAACTTAGCCCAGCAGCTGGAGCCATTCATAAAGTCCTACACGACGGGGGTCACAGCCGGTGAAGTGAGCATGGCGGTCTCAGACGCGGCATGCAATCAGGATCTAAAGGCGCTGCTGGATCAGCTGTATCGAATGCAGATGCAGGAACCGCCGCAGCAGCCTCAGACCCAAGCGCCGGTGAAGGACATCCGTCAGCCGCGGTCCACTGTCACCAGTGCCGACAATGCTCTCTATATGAAAG AAACGAAGGAGATGCCGCCGCGTTGTTGCCCACCTACCGGTATCGGAGCTATGCTGGACTCCAGCGGAAACATCATGGTCTACGAGACCACAAAGTCTTCCGAGTCGAAGCGGGGAGTCCTCAGCCAGCTGATTGAGAAGGCTAGGAGTAAAGAGGACCGGAAGAAGTCGCCGGGAAGGGAGGACGGCCGCGATCGAAGCCAGAGCCGACGATCGAGGAAATCGCCGGACGGTTCGAAACCGAAAACACCGCCTGGCCATTCGACGAGCAAGGTGCGCTCCCTGTGCCGTTCCCTGAAGGGCGGCAGCGGCGACAATTCCGCGGAAGGGCTCGACCAACCGGATAGATACGCGGACTCCCAGCATCCACAGTCACACACGACTG CAGGCGAAGAAGGGGAGTACCAGCGGATCTCGGAGGCCTCGAGCATGGGCGAGGCGAAGAAACGTGTCCAGGCGCAGGTGCACGCGGTCCCGGACGACCAACCGATCCCGTCCGCGAAGGGCACGAAAGTGTACCCGGCTAGTGACTCGGAGGACGTGTTCTACGCGGACGACAAAACGTCGACGGAGGTGAGGAGGCGTCGTCGCGCGAGTTGCGACAGCCTGAGCACCACCGGATCCGGCAGCAGACGTTCGAGCATCGCCGATGGGACGGTAGGTCAATCCGCGCAGGAACCAAGGAAAACATTGGTACTTTTGATCGGGCCTACATCGAAGTCGTCGTCTCTGGTGCAGAAGCAGCGCTCCTGGGAAACGTTCCCCCGGCTCAAGAACAAACGGAGCAGCGAGGGCGCAACCGCATCCCTCGGCCAGCTCAAGAAATCGGACAGCTTCGAGGGACACGAGGAGGACGTGCGCAACTTGGTGGCGGCGGTACAGGAGACAAGGTCGCATGAGTACCATCACTACATGCATCATCGCCGCCATCACCGGAAGAGCAAGACGAATTGA